The following are from one region of the Neurospora crassa OR74A linkage group III, whole genome shotgun sequence genome:
- a CDS encoding repressible alkaline phosphatase yields MAPSPERTPLLASDQSPDRENDNAAPRSRWRELALFTWALLATAAVIVLAVVIQHSNSTQHSSISPAAVSDSSSVAGDKKHGSPSGGKRNLVFMVSDGMGPASLSLTRSFRQLTQDLPIDDTLTLDRHFWGTSRTRSSNSLVTDSAAGATAFSCGLKSYNGAISMLPDHTPCGTVLEAAKRAGYHTGLVVTTDITDATPACFAAHVFHRMQGDEIALHEIGHGPLGRVVDLMLGGGRCHFLPKGTPGSCRQDDIDVTKLAQEEYGWNYVSDRAGFDSLGLGKNVSLPQLGLFATTDVPFEIDRCNMADVYPSLSEMAATALAALEEATKDSDKGFFLMIEGSRIDHAGHINDPAAQVREVLEYDKTFKSVLDFIEKSDTETILVATSDHETGGLSTAWQAPSELPVYNWHPTVLARANASSELLTALLLKHIAETGDKEEPLLRWINDELVVKHLNIKDASEVELNSIASNPALAIQLFARMVSVRARVGWSTHGHSAVDVNIYSSGGPGTEKIRGNVENTDVGKFLRGWLDLDSEVENITKELVKKLGDKAPSQKQLNKIEKASTAFEDDGVAHGGFESGLYGHVL; encoded by the exons ATG GCGCCGTCTCCGGAACGCACGCCATTGTTGGCCTCTGACCAGTCTCCCGATCGCGAGAACGACAATGCCGCTCCCAGGTCACGATGGCGCGAGCTTGCGCTCTTCACCTGGGCCCTTCTGgctaccgccgccgtcatCGTTTTGGCCGTGGTGATCCAGCACAGTAACTCCACCCAACACTCGTCGATCTCGCCGGCCGCAGTCTCTGACTCCTCCTCTGTAGCCGGCGACAAGAAGCACGGTTCCCCGTCCGGCGGCAAGCGCAACTTGGTCTTCATGGTGTCCGATGGCATGGGACCCGCTTCGCTCTCTCTTACGCGCTCCTTCCGCCAGCTCACCCAGGACTTGCCTATCGACGATACCCTCACCCTCGACCGTCACTTTTGGGGTACCTCCCGCACGCGCTCGAGCAACAGCTTGGTGACGGACTCTGCTGCCGGTGCCACTGCCTTCTCCTGCGGCCTGAAGAGCTACAATGGCGCTATCTCGATGCTTCCCGATCACACACCCTGTGGTACCGTCCTCGAGGCTGCCAAGCGTGCTGGGTACCACACCGGCTTGGTGGTGACGACCGATATCACGGACGCCACTCCTGCTTGCTTCGCCGCTCACGTCTTTCATCGCATGCAAGGCGATGAGATTGCGCTACATGAGATCGGTCATGGACCCCTCGGTCGCGTTGTCGATCTCATGCTGGGCGGCGGCAGGTGCCACTTCTTGCCCAAGGGAACTCCGGGCAGCTGCAGACAGGATGACATCGATGTTACTAAGCTCGCCCAGGAGGAGTATGGATGGAACTACGTTAGTGATCGCGCCGGCTTCGATTCCCTGGGCTTGGGCAAGAACGTTTCCTTGCCCCAGTTGGGTCTATTTGCGACCACAGATGTTCCCTTCGAGATCGACCGCTGCAACATGGCGGATGTGTACCCTAGTCTGAGCGAGATGGCTGCCACGGCTCTGGCGGCGCTTGAGGAGGCTACCAAGGACAGCGACAAGGGTTTCTTCCTCATGATTGAGGGTAGCAGAATCGACCATGCCGGTCACATTAACGATCCTGCTGCTCAGGTTCGTGAGGTGCTTGAGTACGACAAGACTTTCAAGTCTGTCCTTGACTTCATTGAGAAGTCGGACACTGAGACCATTTTGGTTGCCACCAGCGATCACGAAACTGGTGGTCTGTCCACTGCTTGGC AGGCGCCCAGCGAACTTCCCGTCTACAACTGGCACCCCACTGTCCTCGCTCGCGCCAACGCCTCATCTGAGCTCCtcaccgccctcctcctcaagcaCATTGCCGAAACCGGCGACAAGGAAGAGCCGCTCCTCCGCTGGATCAATGACGAGCTCGTTGTCAAGCACCTCAACATCAAGGACGCCTCCGAGGTTGAGCTTAACTCGATTGCCAGCAACCCCGCCCTGGCCATCCAGCTTTTTGCCCGCATGGTCAGCGTCCGCGCCCGTGTGGGCTGGAGCACGCACGGCCACAGCGCCGTGGACGTAAACATCTACAGCTCTGGCGGCCCCGGCACCGAGAAAATCAGGGGTAACGTGGAGAACACGGATGTCGGCAAGTTCCTGAGGGGATGGCTCGATTTGGATAGCGAGGTGGAGAATATCACCAAAGAGCTGGTCAAGAAGCTGGGCGACAAGGCTCCCTCGCAGAAGCAGTTGAACAAGATTGAGAAGGCGTCGACCGCTTTTGAGGATGATGGAGTGGCTCATGGCGGGTTTGAGTCGGGACTTTATGGCCATGTGTTGTAA
- a CDS encoding 4-aminobutyrate aminotransferase, variant 2, with translation MASSFYKDWEPEGPTVKTEIPGPKAKEAIKELDEVFDTRSLNMLTDYHKSVGNYIADPDGNVLLDVYAQIASIPIGYNNPVLQDAARSSDMVNSIINRPALGNFPPTDWASVLKTGILKVAPKGLNQVFTAMAGSDANETAYKAAFMWRRQKERGGPQVEFTAEEMESAMINQSPGASSLSILSFKSAFHGRLFGSLSTTRSKPIHKLDIPAFDWPQATFPLLKYPLEEHAEENAAAEQAALDEVEHLIKNYHIPPAAVIIEPIQSEGGDNHASPAFFRGLRAITKKHGVLLIVDEVQTGVGATGKFWAHEHWDLQDPPDMVTFSKKAQTAGYYFGNPELRPNKPYRQFNTWMGDPARALLFKAIIGEIERLGLVEHTARVGDYLYGKLEGLAQKYPGQFANLRGKGQGTFIAFDNPRRDEFLARAKKFGVNIGGSGQSAVRLRPMLIFEEKHADILVDALEKIVKSFQ, from the exons ATGGCATCATCATTCTACAAGGACTGGGAGCCAGAGGGTCCCACGGTCAAGACCGAGATTCCGGGCCCCAAAGCCAAggaggccatcaaggagcTTGATGAGGTCTTTGACACTCGGAGCTTGAACATGCTCACTGATTACCATAAGAGCGTGGGCAACTACATTGCCGATCCTGATGGCAATGTCTTGCTTGATGT CTACGCTCAAATTGCCTCCATTCCCATCGGCTACAACAACCCCGTCCTGCAAGACGCCGCCCGCAGTTCCGACATGGTCAACAGCATCATCAACCGCCCCGCCCTCGGCAACTTCCCGCCCACCGACTGGGCCTCGGTGCTCAAGACGGGCATCCTCAAGGTCGCGCCCAAGGGGCTCAACCAAGTCTTCACCGCCATGGCCGGCTCCGACGCCAACGAAACCGCCTACAAAGCCGCCTTCATGTGGCGCCGGCAAAAGGAGCGCGGCGGGCCCCAGGTGGAATTCACCGCCGAAGAAATGGAGTCCGCCATGATCAACCAATCGCCCGGCGCTTCGTCCTTgtccatcctctccttcaaGTCCGCCTTTCACGGCCGCTTGTTCGGCTCGCTGTCGACCACCCGCTCCAAGCCCATCCACAAGCTGGACATCCCCGCTTTCGACTGGCCGCAGGCGACTTTCCCGCTGCTCAAGTACCCCCTCGAAGAGCACGCCGAAGAGAACGCGGCCGCCGAGCAGGCCGCGCTGGACGAGGTCGAGCACCTGATCAAGAACTACCACATCCCGCCCGCGGCGGTGATCATTGAGCCGATCCAGTCCGAGGGCGGCGACAACCACGCCTCGCCCGCCTTCTTCCGGGGTCTGCGCGCCATCACCAAGAAGCACGGCGTCCTGCTGATCGTGGACGAAGTCCAGACGGGCGTCGGCGCCACAGGAAAGTTCTGGGCGCACGAGCACTGGGACCTGCAAGACCCTCCCGACATGGTGACCTTTTCCAAGAAGGCGCAGACGGCCGGTTACTACTTTGGCAACCCGGAGCTGCGGCCCAACAAGCCTTATAGGCAGTTCAACACGTGGATGGGCGACCCGGCCAGGGCTTTGCTCTTCAAGGCCATCATTGGCGAGATTGAACGGTTGGGACTAGTGGAGCATACGGCTCGCGTGGGTGACTATCTGTATGGCAAGCTGGAAGGACTGGCGCAGAAGTATCCGGGCCAGTTTGCGAATCTGAGAGGCAAAGGACAGGGAACGTTCATTGCGTTTGATAACCCGCGCAGAGACGAGTTTCTGGCGAGGGCGAAGAAGTTTGGGGTGAATATTGGCGGCAGTGGACAGAGCGCGGTTAGGTTGAGGCCCATGTTGATTTTCGAGGAGAAGCATGCGGATATCTTGGTGGATGCTTTGGAGAAGATTGTCAAGTCGTTTCAATAA
- a CDS encoding repressible alkaline phosphatase, variant 2, which produces MAPSPERTPLLASDQSPDRENDNAAPRSRWRELALFTWALLATAAVIVLAVVIQHTGDKKHGSPSGGKRNLVFMVSDGMGPASLSLTRSFRQLTQDLPIDDTLTLDRHFWGTSRTRSSNSLVTDSAAGATAFSCGLKSYNGAISMLPDHTPCGTVLEAAKRAGYHTGLVVTTDITDATPACFAAHVFHRMQGDEIALHEIGHGPLGRVVDLMLGGGRCHFLPKGTPGSCRQDDIDVTKLAQEEYGWNYVSDRAGFDSLGLGKNVSLPQLGLFATTDVPFEIDRCNMADVYPSLSEMAATALAALEEATKDSDKGFFLMIEGSRIDHAGHINDPAAQVREVLEYDKTFKSVLDFIEKSDTETILVATSDHETGGLSTAWQAPSELPVYNWHPTVLARANASSELLTALLLKHIAETGDKEEPLLRWINDELVVKHLNIKDASEVELNSIASNPALAIQLFARMVSVRARVGWSTHGHSAVDVNIYSSGGPGTEKIRGNVENTDVGKFLRGWLDLDSEVENITKELVKKLGDKAPSQKQLNKIEKASTAFEDDGVAHGGFESGLYGHVL; this is translated from the exons ATG GCGCCGTCTCCGGAACGCACGCCATTGTTGGCCTCTGACCAGTCTCCCGATCGCGAGAACGACAATGCCGCTCCCAGGTCACGATGGCGCGAGCTTGCGCTCTTCACCTGGGCCCTTCTGgctaccgccgccgtcatCGTTTTGGCCGTGGTGATCCAGCACA CCGGCGACAAGAAGCACGGTTCCCCGTCCGGCGGCAAGCGCAACTTGGTCTTCATGGTGTCCGATGGCATGGGACCCGCTTCGCTCTCTCTTACGCGCTCCTTCCGCCAGCTCACCCAGGACTTGCCTATCGACGATACCCTCACCCTCGACCGTCACTTTTGGGGTACCTCCCGCACGCGCTCGAGCAACAGCTTGGTGACGGACTCTGCTGCCGGTGCCACTGCCTTCTCCTGCGGCCTGAAGAGCTACAATGGCGCTATCTCGATGCTTCCCGATCACACACCCTGTGGTACCGTCCTCGAGGCTGCCAAGCGTGCTGGGTACCACACCGGCTTGGTGGTGACGACCGATATCACGGACGCCACTCCTGCTTGCTTCGCCGCTCACGTCTTTCATCGCATGCAAGGCGATGAGATTGCGCTACATGAGATCGGTCATGGACCCCTCGGTCGCGTTGTCGATCTCATGCTGGGCGGCGGCAGGTGCCACTTCTTGCCCAAGGGAACTCCGGGCAGCTGCAGACAGGATGACATCGATGTTACTAAGCTCGCCCAGGAGGAGTATGGATGGAACTACGTTAGTGATCGCGCCGGCTTCGATTCCCTGGGCTTGGGCAAGAACGTTTCCTTGCCCCAGTTGGGTCTATTTGCGACCACAGATGTTCCCTTCGAGATCGACCGCTGCAACATGGCGGATGTGTACCCTAGTCTGAGCGAGATGGCTGCCACGGCTCTGGCGGCGCTTGAGGAGGCTACCAAGGACAGCGACAAGGGTTTCTTCCTCATGATTGAGGGTAGCAGAATCGACCATGCCGGTCACATTAACGATCCTGCTGCTCAGGTTCGTGAGGTGCTTGAGTACGACAAGACTTTCAAGTCTGTCCTTGACTTCATTGAGAAGTCGGACACTGAGACCATTTTGGTTGCCACCAGCGATCACGAAACTGGTGGTCTGTCCACTGCTTGGC AGGCGCCCAGCGAACTTCCCGTCTACAACTGGCACCCCACTGTCCTCGCTCGCGCCAACGCCTCATCTGAGCTCCtcaccgccctcctcctcaagcaCATTGCCGAAACCGGCGACAAGGAAGAGCCGCTCCTCCGCTGGATCAATGACGAGCTCGTTGTCAAGCACCTCAACATCAAGGACGCCTCCGAGGTTGAGCTTAACTCGATTGCCAGCAACCCCGCCCTGGCCATCCAGCTTTTTGCCCGCATGGTCAGCGTCCGCGCCCGTGTGGGCTGGAGCACGCACGGCCACAGCGCCGTGGACGTAAACATCTACAGCTCTGGCGGCCCCGGCACCGAGAAAATCAGGGGTAACGTGGAGAACACGGATGTCGGCAAGTTCCTGAGGGGATGGCTCGATTTGGATAGCGAGGTGGAGAATATCACCAAAGAGCTGGTCAAGAAGCTGGGCGACAAGGCTCCCTCGCAGAAGCAGTTGAACAAGATTGAGAAGGCGTCGACCGCTTTTGAGGATGATGGAGTGGCTCATGGCGGGTTTGAGTCGGGACTTTATGGCCATGTGTTGTAA
- a CDS encoding 4-aminobutyrate aminotransferase, variant 1 — protein MASRLLRSSYSGSLRAVSTASTVRPAAVSAVHQFSNRRQFTASSSKMASSFYKDWEPEGPTVKTEIPGPKAKEAIKELDEVFDTRSLNMLTDYHKSVGNYIADPDGNVLLDVYAQIASIPIGYNNPVLQDAARSSDMVNSIINRPALGNFPPTDWASVLKTGILKVAPKGLNQVFTAMAGSDANETAYKAAFMWRRQKERGGPQVEFTAEEMESAMINQSPGASSLSILSFKSAFHGRLFGSLSTTRSKPIHKLDIPAFDWPQATFPLLKYPLEEHAEENAAAEQAALDEVEHLIKNYHIPPAAVIIEPIQSEGGDNHASPAFFRGLRAITKKHGVLLIVDEVQTGVGATGKFWAHEHWDLQDPPDMVTFSKKAQTAGYYFGNPELRPNKPYRQFNTWMGDPARALLFKAIIGEIERLGLVEHTARVGDYLYGKLEGLAQKYPGQFANLRGKGQGTFIAFDNPRRDEFLARAKKFGVNIGGSGQSAVRLRPMLIFEEKHADILVDALEKIVKSFQ, from the exons ATGGCCTCCAGACTTCTTCGGAGCAGCTATAGCGGCAGCCTACGTGCCGTTTCTACTGCTTCGACGGTTCGACCTGCGGCCGTTTCCGCAGTACACCAGTTCTCTAACCGTCGCCAGTTTACTGCCTCTAGCAGCAAGATGGCATCATCATTCTACAAGGACTGGGAGCCAGAGGGTCCCACGGTCAAGACCGAGATTCCGGGCCCCAAAGCCAAggaggccatcaaggagcTTGATGAGGTCTTTGACACTCGGAGCTTGAACATGCTCACTGATTACCATAAGAGCGTGGGCAACTACATTGCCGATCCTGATGGCAATGTCTTGCTTGATGT CTACGCTCAAATTGCCTCCATTCCCATCGGCTACAACAACCCCGTCCTGCAAGACGCCGCCCGCAGTTCCGACATGGTCAACAGCATCATCAACCGCCCCGCCCTCGGCAACTTCCCGCCCACCGACTGGGCCTCGGTGCTCAAGACGGGCATCCTCAAGGTCGCGCCCAAGGGGCTCAACCAAGTCTTCACCGCCATGGCCGGCTCCGACGCCAACGAAACCGCCTACAAAGCCGCCTTCATGTGGCGCCGGCAAAAGGAGCGCGGCGGGCCCCAGGTGGAATTCACCGCCGAAGAAATGGAGTCCGCCATGATCAACCAATCGCCCGGCGCTTCGTCCTTgtccatcctctccttcaaGTCCGCCTTTCACGGCCGCTTGTTCGGCTCGCTGTCGACCACCCGCTCCAAGCCCATCCACAAGCTGGACATCCCCGCTTTCGACTGGCCGCAGGCGACTTTCCCGCTGCTCAAGTACCCCCTCGAAGAGCACGCCGAAGAGAACGCGGCCGCCGAGCAGGCCGCGCTGGACGAGGTCGAGCACCTGATCAAGAACTACCACATCCCGCCCGCGGCGGTGATCATTGAGCCGATCCAGTCCGAGGGCGGCGACAACCACGCCTCGCCCGCCTTCTTCCGGGGTCTGCGCGCCATCACCAAGAAGCACGGCGTCCTGCTGATCGTGGACGAAGTCCAGACGGGCGTCGGCGCCACAGGAAAGTTCTGGGCGCACGAGCACTGGGACCTGCAAGACCCTCCCGACATGGTGACCTTTTCCAAGAAGGCGCAGACGGCCGGTTACTACTTTGGCAACCCGGAGCTGCGGCCCAACAAGCCTTATAGGCAGTTCAACACGTGGATGGGCGACCCGGCCAGGGCTTTGCTCTTCAAGGCCATCATTGGCGAGATTGAACGGTTGGGACTAGTGGAGCATACGGCTCGCGTGGGTGACTATCTGTATGGCAAGCTGGAAGGACTGGCGCAGAAGTATCCGGGCCAGTTTGCGAATCTGAGAGGCAAAGGACAGGGAACGTTCATTGCGTTTGATAACCCGCGCAGAGACGAGTTTCTGGCGAGGGCGAAGAAGTTTGGGGTGAATATTGGCGGCAGTGGACAGAGCGCGGTTAGGTTGAGGCCCATGTTGATTTTCGAGGAGAAGCATGCGGATATCTTGGTGGATGCTTTGGAGAAGATTGTCAAGTCGTTTCAATAA